One Candidatus Tectomicrobia bacterium genomic region harbors:
- a CDS encoding sulfatase-like hydrolase/transferase yields the protein MSGNSSSRSVWGKVRSLFVKEPSGKIRPNVIMILIDQFRNDARDVHPVFEALKRRGVLFSRVMTYAPYTLASLHATYTGLYGRDTGVDGYTRSSEYDSRSCYTIAEYLRDEGYHTRGYAFSPILFPHGGFDELKIVPEQEETGILENHLCEIDAAFSQDRPFFLYLHYGEIHHGIVRDVLRRYDAFDPEYFGDIERNQERYRKYAHEAAVHLERLLEAIDARDPGRETLLVVMTDHGGGVGERPGEKAYGVYAYNYTICVWMYLSCRGILPEGVESRAQVRSVDLLPTLMDLLGVAPSKKHKPLRGRSLMPIVRREESGDRLAFSETGGVEGPHPSPDSANVKTVSDGRWKLIYNTTTNHMELYDLAEDPHETKNLRAVHPNKVQELWQKMAEFL from the coding sequence TTGTCGGGTAATTCCAGCAGCCGCTCCGTCTGGGGGAAGGTTCGCTCCCTCTTCGTGAAAGAGCCTTCGGGGAAGATCCGGCCGAACGTGATCATGATCCTCATTGATCAGTTCCGGAACGACGCGCGCGATGTTCACCCGGTGTTCGAGGCGCTGAAGCGCCGGGGAGTGCTCTTCTCCCGCGTCATGACCTATGCCCCCTACACGCTGGCCTCCCTCCACGCCACCTACACCGGGCTCTACGGGCGAGATACCGGGGTGGACGGCTACACCCGCTCGAGCGAGTACGACAGCCGGAGCTGCTACACCATCGCCGAGTACCTTAGGGACGAGGGCTACCACACCCGAGGCTATGCTTTCAGCCCGATCCTCTTTCCACACGGAGGTTTCGACGAGCTCAAGATTGTCCCGGAGCAGGAGGAGACCGGAATCCTGGAGAACCATTTGTGCGAGATCGATGCCGCCTTCTCCCAGGACCGGCCCTTCTTCCTGTACTTGCACTACGGGGAGATCCACCATGGCATCGTCCGCGACGTCCTGCGGCGCTACGATGCCTTCGATCCGGAGTACTTCGGCGACATCGAGCGCAACCAGGAGCGCTACCGGAAGTATGCTCATGAGGCGGCGGTCCACCTTGAGCGCCTTCTCGAGGCCATCGACGCCCGAGACCCGGGGCGCGAGACCCTTCTTGTCGTGATGACGGACCACGGGGGCGGCGTAGGTGAGCGACCTGGTGAGAAGGCCTACGGGGTCTACGCCTACAACTACACCATCTGCGTCTGGATGTACCTGTCTTGCCGAGGAATTCTGCCCGAGGGGGTCGAATCGCGGGCGCAGGTCCGGTCGGTGGACCTCCTCCCCACCCTCATGGACCTTCTCGGGGTCGCCCCCTCGAAGAAACACAAGCCCCTGCGCGGGCGCTCCCTGATGCCGATCGTCCGGAGGGAGGAGTCCGGCGACCGCCTCGCCTTCAGCGAGACCGGGGGGGTCGAGGGCCCGCATCCTTCGCCCGACTCGGCCAACGTCAAGACGGTGTCGGACGGCCGGTGGAAGCTCATCTACAACACGACGACGAATCACATGGAGCTCTACGACCTGGCCGAGGACCCGCACGAGACGAAAAACCTCCGCGCGGTCCATCCCAATAAAGTCCAAGAGCTTTGGCAGAAGATGGCCGAGTTCCTCTAG
- the asnB gene encoding asparagine synthase (glutamine-hydrolyzing): protein MCGIAGIITEKLSPWARREAVERMCAAMVHRGPDDAGVEEFSSACLGMRRLNIIDTSARGRQPMPNEDKSVWVVLNGEIYNFQFLRSELEGRGHVFRSGADTEVILHLYEEMGEGLCRHLRGMFGFAVWDGPCRRMLFARDRLGIKPFYYAEVPGGWVFASEVGALTASGLVGTEPDYAALDHYLSFGYVPPPRTALRGVHVLPPGHLARIRNGRFSVEQWWDFPEAGEGPDPADDTPARLRSVLEESVRLHRISDVPLGAFLSGGIDSTALVGLMARMTERPVRTFSVGFSDAPEGFDERSYAREAAAAFGAEHTEVVMNGAVVREELPRIIRHLDQPSFDGVNTYLVSRAAREGGVTVALSGLGGDEVFGGYDTYQMIPRWASAARMWGRIPLALRRALGRALGGGVANGVSATSARARKLGRLPWVDSPLGLYALARLTLWPAEKAALYGEDGRSPLAEASGADSVLDLLPALARGGGRPWTMVSRLEMQIYMCWRLLRDTDAMSMAHSLEVRVPLIDHEVVEFVCSLPAGWERRWGHPKRLLTEALSDLLPPRIVSRTKQGFAFPMEKWMKAELREVVEDALSVQSVRRRGFFSPLKVRALYEGFLRGEYEYPVIWQFVVLELWLRDMESRRAEPFRGTVSPAGRENHL from the coding sequence ATGTGCGGCATCGCTGGCATCATCACCGAGAAGCTGTCCCCCTGGGCGCGCCGCGAGGCGGTCGAGCGCATGTGCGCCGCCATGGTGCACCGGGGCCCGGACGACGCCGGGGTGGAGGAATTCTCCTCCGCCTGCCTGGGTATGCGGCGGCTGAACATCATCGACACGAGCGCGCGGGGCCGGCAGCCGATGCCGAACGAGGACAAATCGGTCTGGGTGGTCCTGAACGGCGAGATATACAACTTCCAGTTCCTTCGATCCGAACTTGAGGGCCGGGGGCACGTCTTCCGCTCTGGCGCGGACACCGAGGTTATCCTTCACCTCTACGAGGAGATGGGAGAGGGCCTCTGCCGCCACCTGCGGGGCATGTTCGGGTTCGCCGTTTGGGATGGACCCTGTCGGCGTATGCTCTTCGCCCGCGACCGCCTGGGCATCAAGCCGTTCTACTACGCCGAGGTTCCAGGCGGGTGGGTTTTCGCCTCCGAGGTGGGCGCCCTCACCGCGAGCGGTCTCGTCGGGACCGAGCCCGACTACGCCGCCCTCGACCACTACCTCTCCTTCGGCTACGTGCCTCCGCCCCGAACCGCTCTCCGGGGCGTGCATGTGTTGCCTCCGGGCCACCTCGCCCGGATTCGGAATGGCCGCTTCTCCGTGGAGCAATGGTGGGACTTCCCAGAAGCGGGGGAGGGTCCGGATCCGGCGGACGACACCCCTGCCCGGCTCCGGAGTGTGCTCGAGGAGAGCGTCCGCCTGCATCGGATCAGCGACGTCCCCCTCGGGGCCTTCCTGAGCGGGGGGATCGACTCGACTGCCCTGGTCGGGCTGATGGCCCGGATGACGGAGCGGCCAGTCCGCACCTTCTCGGTCGGCTTCTCCGACGCTCCCGAGGGTTTCGACGAGAGGAGCTACGCTCGGGAGGCCGCCGCGGCCTTCGGGGCGGAGCACACCGAGGTCGTAATGAACGGAGCGGTTGTGCGGGAGGAGTTGCCTCGGATAATCCGCCATCTAGACCAGCCGAGCTTCGACGGGGTGAACACCTACCTCGTCTCGCGTGCCGCGCGCGAGGGAGGGGTGACGGTAGCCCTCTCGGGACTGGGCGGGGACGAAGTGTTCGGAGGCTACGACACCTACCAGATGATCCCCCGCTGGGCCAGCGCGGCGAGGATGTGGGGGCGGATCCCCTTGGCCCTTCGGCGGGCGCTGGGGCGGGCGCTCGGCGGGGGGGTAGCGAACGGCGTATCCGCGACGAGCGCCCGTGCCCGGAAGCTGGGGCGGCTACCCTGGGTGGACTCCCCACTGGGTCTTTACGCGCTCGCCCGCCTTACCCTCTGGCCCGCAGAGAAGGCGGCTCTGTACGGAGAGGACGGCCGCTCGCCGCTCGCGGAGGCTTCAGGCGCGGATAGCGTGCTGGACCTCTTGCCCGCACTGGCACGCGGTGGGGGCCGGCCCTGGACCATGGTGAGCCGCCTTGAGATGCAGATTTACATGTGCTGGCGGCTCCTGCGGGACACCGACGCGATGAGCATGGCCCACTCGCTGGAAGTCCGCGTCCCTCTCATCGACCACGAGGTGGTGGAATTCGTCTGCAGCCTTCCGGCGGGGTGGGAGCGGAGATGGGGCCACCCAAAGCGCCTCTTGACCGAGGCCCTGTCGGATCTCCTGCCACCGCGCATTGTGAGCCGTACGAAGCAGGGTTTCGCTTTTCCCATGGAGAAGTGGATGAAGGCCGAGCTCAGGGAGGTGGTGGAGGACGCCCTTTCGGTACAGTCAGTCCGTCGGCGGGGGTTCTTCTCGCCGCTCAAGGTGAGAGCACTGTACGAAGGTTTTCTGCGGGGCGAGTACGAGTACCCTGTGATCTGGCAGTTCGTCGTCCTGGAACTCTGGCTCCGCGATATGGAGAGCCGGCGGGCGGAACCATTTCGCGGCACGGTCTCGCCCGCCGGGCGGGAGAATCATCTTTGA
- a CDS encoding alginate lyase family protein: MRRIFRGIAAAVGSPYHRREVGNYVRYVVRRGVLAGAAWQAIRGGVIPGGVAEPPGFPALSSLERAGACGVIDSSDRFHALGFLPIGNGGEDAQELPLIGKPPWEGWFDDPEDRLLAHRFGWVLPFLAAGASPGTVGRLLDLAGRWIEAFPSGDGAEGWDSYSVAERTVHWIFLLSAARVRGIDRASTLAAMVEESLRAHPGFLLHHLELRGASTNNHLINDARALYLAGLYLGEGRFGDVGREILRYGAREMFAPSGFLREGSTHYHVLLCRSFLEVLWAARASGDHELFEGLRGRVEGMTRCTGFLWAGVDLPLIGDVSPDFPPAFHAGVPALGAELLGLESIEGPASPGWHSLFPEGRARERMADEEDCPSPKAGPIQAFSDAGYYRLAWKKWRLFLYANPLGLVPPWSHGHADLLGFLLYWEGTPLLVDPGRATYIDGPIGRYGRSARAHNGLMVDGLEPSVVHAHNGYTPTLLPGYYDHPASVLPEEKEDGVRVVVRCPGFGRLAPGLSVTRVLGLSGAGLRVEDEITGSGCHLVERFFHFHPAVEVSRDGGGVLRCAVPGGGAFRLREEEADSGAVDTRKEGSFSLHRGEAGHSPMGWFSPRYGELQSSWTVAWRGRLSLPDRRRFVLEKIG; this comes from the coding sequence TTGAGAAGGATTTTTCGGGGCATCGCGGCGGCGGTGGGCTCGCCCTATCACCGGCGGGAGGTGGGGAATTACGTCCGCTACGTCGTGAGGCGAGGTGTGCTCGCTGGGGCGGCGTGGCAGGCAATCCGGGGCGGCGTGATTCCGGGCGGCGTGGCTGAGCCGCCGGGTTTTCCGGCGCTCTCCTCTCTGGAGAGGGCTGGCGCGTGCGGGGTAATAGACTCGTCCGATAGGTTCCACGCATTGGGTTTCCTTCCCATCGGGAATGGGGGGGAAGATGCTCAGGAGCTCCCTCTGATAGGGAAGCCCCCCTGGGAGGGCTGGTTCGACGATCCCGAGGATCGGCTCCTGGCCCACCGGTTCGGCTGGGTCCTCCCGTTTCTGGCTGCGGGTGCATCCCCGGGGACAGTCGGCCGTCTCCTGGATCTGGCCGGGCGGTGGATCGAGGCATTCCCATCCGGTGACGGTGCGGAGGGTTGGGACAGTTACTCCGTCGCGGAGCGGACGGTCCACTGGATCTTCCTCCTCTCAGCGGCACGGGTGCGGGGTATTGATCGCGCCTCGACCCTGGCAGCGATGGTCGAGGAGAGTCTCCGGGCCCATCCAGGGTTTCTCCTCCACCACCTGGAACTCCGGGGTGCTTCGACCAACAACCACCTCATCAACGACGCCCGCGCCCTCTACCTCGCTGGCCTCTACTTGGGCGAGGGCCGGTTCGGGGACGTGGGGAGGGAGATCCTCCGCTACGGCGCGCGGGAGATGTTCGCCCCCTCGGGTTTTCTCCGGGAGGGCTCCACGCACTATCATGTTCTCCTTTGCCGGTCCTTCTTGGAGGTGCTTTGGGCCGCTCGGGCCAGCGGGGACCATGAGCTGTTTGAAGGACTCCGCGGCCGGGTCGAAGGGATGACGCGCTGCACGGGCTTCCTATGGGCGGGCGTGGACCTTCCCTTGATCGGCGACGTCTCACCCGATTTCCCTCCCGCATTTCATGCTGGTGTGCCCGCGCTGGGGGCGGAGCTGCTCGGCCTTGAGTCGATAGAGGGTCCGGCCAGTCCAGGCTGGCATTCTCTCTTCCCCGAAGGGAGGGCACGGGAGCGTATGGCCGACGAGGAAGATTGCCCGTCCCCGAAAGCCGGCCCGATTCAGGCTTTCTCGGACGCCGGATATTATCGCCTCGCGTGGAAGAAATGGCGTCTTTTCCTCTATGCGAACCCGCTTGGGCTCGTTCCTCCCTGGTCCCACGGCCACGCAGACCTTTTGGGTTTCCTCCTTTACTGGGAGGGGACGCCCCTGCTGGTTGATCCCGGGCGGGCCACTTACATCGACGGCCCGATTGGCCGCTACGGGCGGAGCGCCCGGGCCCATAATGGGCTCATGGTTGACGGGCTCGAGCCCTCCGTCGTCCATGCCCACAATGGTTACACACCCACGCTGCTCCCCGGCTATTACGACCACCCGGCCTCGGTCCTCCCGGAGGAGAAGGAAGATGGTGTCCGGGTGGTCGTCCGATGCCCGGGCTTCGGGCGTCTCGCCCCGGGGCTCTCGGTCACGCGCGTGCTCGGCCTGAGCGGCGCGGGCCTTCGGGTGGAGGACGAGATCACCGGTTCGGGTTGCCACCTCGTCGAGCGGTTCTTCCATTTCCATCCTGCGGTCGAGGTCTCGCGGGATGGCGGAGGGGTGCTGCGCTGTGCCGTGCCCGGAGGGGGGGCCTTTCGTCTCCGGGAGGAGGAGGCGGACAGCGGAGCAGTCGACACGAGGAAAGAGGGGAGCTTCTCCCTCCACCGAGGGGAGGCGGGGCACTCCCCCATGGGGTGGTTCAGTCCCCGCTACGGGGAGCTCCAGTCATCCTGGACGGTTGCGTGGCGCGGGCGGTTGAGCCTCCCCGATAGGCGGCGATTCGTCCTCGAGAAAATCGGGTAA
- a CDS encoding HAD family hydrolase: protein MASTGRKRRGVRVVALDFDGVILESSRIKAEAYEALFQGFTSHQEAIRSYQRENGGLPRKVQIAHVHGAILGRALSEVELDAWCGRYSSLVLDRVMRAPFVAGALEFLREQRSGYRLHLASATPEEELRMVVRERGIAPFFRDVRGAPRRKADILRDICGSEACAEGDMVFVGDSPSDREAAQEAGVPFIARLGDVPGLEDVPCWIRDLRELPARLKELSAE from the coding sequence ATGGCGAGCACGGGGAGGAAGAGAAGGGGTGTCCGGGTCGTTGCCCTCGATTTCGATGGAGTAATCCTCGAATCTAGTCGGATCAAGGCGGAGGCTTACGAAGCGCTCTTTCAGGGATTCACAAGTCACCAGGAGGCAATCCGGTCCTATCAGAGAGAGAATGGAGGCCTGCCCCGGAAGGTCCAGATCGCCCATGTCCACGGTGCCATCCTCGGACGCGCTCTCTCGGAAGTGGAGCTGGATGCCTGGTGCGGGCGGTACAGCTCCCTGGTTTTGGATCGTGTCATGCGTGCGCCCTTCGTCGCCGGAGCGCTGGAGTTTCTGCGGGAGCAGCGAAGCGGCTACCGTCTGCACCTTGCCTCTGCTACACCGGAGGAAGAGCTTCGGATGGTCGTCCGCGAGCGGGGTATTGCACCCTTCTTTCGGGATGTGCGCGGCGCGCCCCGGAGAAAAGCCGATATTCTGCGGGACATTTGCGGTAGCGAGGCGTGCGCGGAGGGAGATATGGTCTTTGTGGGGGATTCCCCCTCGGACAGGGAGGCGGCACAGGAAGCCGGTGTTCCCTTCATCGCGCGGTTGGGCGACGTTCCAGGTCTGGAGGATGTGCCCTGCTGGATTCGCGACCTCCGGGAACTCCCAGCTCGTTTGAAGGAGCTTTCTGCGGAGTGA
- a CDS encoding glycosyltransferase family 2 protein: MISVLITAYNAAPFVGEAINSILAQTADDLECVVVDDGSTDGTVRSVRAVEDPRVRLIEGGRLGRGRALNLALARSRGDLVAIQDADDLSHPRRLEIEKEALARRPDLAGVGAGQMLTKSDRPPSWPAWEVGSSLFSMKDITRKLVFLNPVSHTTLLLRRDALEAVRGYDESRKSLYDWDILIRLAVAGHRVGRLSVPLAAKRIHRGQFFEGGDQLGYMVDCLHLQRRAVRLLGRSPLLCAVFPLLFAYRMLPRRVRIGVRQAIVQVAGRAG, encoded by the coding sequence TTGATTAGCGTTCTCATCACGGCCTACAATGCCGCGCCTTTCGTCGGCGAGGCGATCAATAGCATCCTTGCCCAGACCGCAGATGACCTCGAGTGCGTTGTCGTGGACGACGGCTCGACAGACGGCACCGTGCGGTCTGTACGCGCCGTAGAGGATCCCAGGGTACGCCTGATCGAAGGAGGGCGCCTGGGGCGCGGCCGCGCCCTCAACTTGGCTCTGGCGCGGAGCCGGGGGGACTTGGTGGCCATCCAGGACGCGGATGATCTCTCCCACCCGAGACGCCTCGAGATCGAGAAAGAAGCGCTCGCGAGGCGTCCTGATCTCGCCGGCGTCGGAGCAGGGCAGATGTTGACGAAGAGCGATCGGCCACCGTCCTGGCCCGCCTGGGAGGTTGGTTCAAGCCTCTTTTCCATGAAGGACATTACGCGAAAGCTGGTATTCCTGAATCCTGTCTCCCACACTACTCTCCTGCTCCGCCGGGACGCTTTAGAGGCTGTGAGGGGATATGACGAGAGCCGAAAGAGCCTGTACGACTGGGATATCCTCATTCGACTCGCGGTTGCGGGTCACAGGGTGGGGAGGTTATCCGTCCCGCTGGCCGCGAAACGGATTCACCGGGGCCAATTCTTTGAGGGAGGCGACCAGCTTGGATACATGGTCGACTGCCTCCATCTTCAGAGAAGGGCGGTGCGCCTTCTCGGACGGAGTCCCTTGCTTTGTGCCGTTTTTCCGCTCTTGTTTGCGTACCGGATGCTTCCCCGCCGCGTCCGGATCGGGGTCCGACAGGCGATTGTCCAGGTGGCCGGGCGGGCCGGCTGA